The DNA segment gcttaatagtaattataattgtttggctgatggctcagacttcttactggctagctctacatataaattaacccatttctaataatctgtgtatcaccacatgccCGGTGGCTTGCCGGTCATGCTCTGGCATCTTCTCCAGAGGCTGTTGACACATcattgactccgccttcttctcCTCATagttctgtttggatttcccacctagctatattctgccctgccataggccaaagcagattctttattaaccaatggtaataaaacatattcacagcatacagaggggcatcccgtATCATATGGTCCCACTCATATGAGGCCCCAGAGTTAGACTCAAAGATACAGCAGGTGGAGTGGTTGTCGGGGCTTGGGGTGTGAAATAAGTGCTTGGTGGATACAGTGACTGTGTAGGGAGATGAGGAACACTGTGCGTAGATGAAGACAATGGGTGTGAAGCAAGCAGATGTCACCGGGCTGCCCTAAAAATGTCAAGTTGCAAATTTTATGGTAGGTAGGAAGGAAAGACTGCCAGGCATGAAAGGGTATGCTATAtagtttatgtcagcttgacacaagctagagttttGAGAGGTGGGAatcccaactgagaaaatgtctccataggaTCCAAGGCACActtgtagggtattttcttaattagtgactgatgtagGAGAGTCCAccattgtgggtggggtcatccctgggttctacaagaaaccaggctgagcaagccagtaagcagcatccctttgtggcctctgcatcagctctcgtctctaggttcctgccctgcttgagttcctgtcctgacttccttcagtgatggactacaatgtggaagtgtaagccaaaaaaACCCCTTTTTCTtcaccaagttgctttggttgtggtgtttcttCATAGCGATAGTAATCATAGCTAGTACAAGTTGGTCCCAGGAGTGGAGTAttgtgacagacctgaccgtgTTGTTTTGAAGGGGGAttatggaaggactttggaactttgggctagaaaagccgTTGAGTGTTGAGAACTCAGTGAGCTGCTCTGTGGGAGCATGAAAGAAAGGAATATTGAGGGCAGTGTAGACagtggaggcctggcttgtgaaggtTCAGAGGGAAACAAGGACTCTACCAGGACTTCTGAATCAAGAATGTGTGGGCTGAGAAATCAGCTGTGATTGACAAGAGACCAGAAACAATAGAGAAAACCCGTGCTTTACTGGAACAAtagatgctggtcagctggagctgagtgGTTATCGATGAGTAAGATGAGACCTTCAccactgaggtgaaatcttctgggacGTGTTTCCTCAGAGTCCACACCCAGAGGCTGTATTCCAAAGATGGTCAAGGTTGCCCCTTCTGCTGCTGGCTGAATTTGGTAGTGTAGGGGCCTCCCAGGTGTTGCTGGTTTTGAAGTGATGACCGGGTCATGAAAAGCAGCTGTACTGTGAGAGTCCAGGATAGGGCACTGGAGAAGGTGTGACTTCCATAATAGTTGAAGCCCCAGAATTGAAAGGTTCATggaggcttggcaccatgaggAGAGCCATTAtcgaaagtgcagcccagttgcagcagaggacaccagcattttggagatgccagggcCATGGGATGAACACTAAAAACAGCAGCAGTGCAGTGAGACCACCCAGAGCCTAGAAGACAAACTGTGTGtactgcagagggcagaggcagagaagtgaCCGAAACCCTTTGGAGGAGTTCAGTAGGTTGTGTGTGGGTCCCAGACGGACATTGCTTTATATACACTATCgggagttttgttttgctttgatcttACTGTTACTATGctttggttcttccctcttgaagtaagaaatCATTtaactaaattttttatttttacaagcaCCCACAGTTGAGAGATTTTGAACTCTTAAAAGAGATTTTGGAATTTTAAAGAGACGAGCTATTTTAAAGGGATGAATAGTTAATGTCTGCatttgtaaagactgtggaaCTTTTAAAGTTGTTTATGTTCTTATGTGAGATCTCAGGgatgaatgagaaaggaaaggttgtggctctacagtgatgtgtttgtatgtctaGTGACAAGGGATCaattgtgctggctggttttatgtcaacttgacaggagctagagtcatctgaggggagggaacctcaattgcgaaaatgcctctataagactgggctgtaggcaagcctgtggtatATTTCCATAATTAGttattgatatgggagggcccagcccatggtgggtggagtcatccctgggttctataagaaagcaggtacACCTCTTGCatcgtgtgtgcgcatgtgtctGTGTCCTCCTGTGCTGTGTTCTATCTCAGCTTGGAAGAGACAAATGCAGGCTTTTTGGATGCAAAGGAGGCCGTAAGAAGTGTGAGTGTCTTGAAGGAAAGAGCCCGAAACCTTGGAGGCTAAGACGGGAGATGGTCACAGGGTAGGTCTGTGGGCAAGGTGGTAGGCTGTTTGTGTGGAACTGAGCGTCCCTGCACCTTAGGCCATCTCTGAGCTGTGTGCCCCAGTGACTGAGGTGCCAAGGACACTTGAACTGTGATTGAAATCATAGAAAGGCTTTAAAGAAAAGAGCATTTggttctttgtaattttttttttcccggCTCAGGAAAGACATGACTTTTCCACACAGGATAAGAATGATTTTAATATAGTTTGTTTTTATGGCACGGGGGTTGGAGTCTCAGAGGCACAAATTGGGAATGTGTCGTGCCGGGGTGACCAATGTTACACTGATATGGACCCTTAGTTCATATTGAAGCTCAGGAAAGACAGGTGGTCACTGGGCAGTAACACCGACAGATGGGTCACTCTGGGGTCTCTGCAGTGGTCACAGGACTCTGGGCTCCTGTGGTAACCCCACAGCTACAATTGGATTGCAGACATATAAGGAAACATACATATAATAGAGCTGGTGATGTTCAGGGGAGTGCTGGCAGGAGCACGGTGTCCTGGTGTCAACAGATGGTTGTCACCAGCTGAACTGTGTTGGATGTGGCTGTGCACACTGCCCAGCAGAGGGTGTGCCCTCGAGAGGGAAGGGCCTGCTGGGCGTCGGTAGGTGTGGAGGAGCACTCCTGCTTACTTCTGTATTGTAAGCTTGAACTCCACTTTCCCTTCGTATGGGTCGTGGGGATTGTCGAAGGTCACATGGTCTGCCAGGATCTTGCACACGATGAGGACTTCTGTGTTCTTGGGGACGTTGAGAAGCTTTGCTGCCACCAGAGGGTTACTGTAATGGGGCTGAAGTGGGAGTACAGGGGAATGAGACGCTTGGGGGAAGACCTtaaactcccgatcctcctgccgccacctcccaggtgctgggattacaggtgtgtgcccctttgctctgcctttgtcttttttttttttttttaaattgaaaatggCTTTCCTGTTGGCTAGGTAACTTAGCAAGTGCATTGGGGCCGAGCGAAACAGACCTACCTGGGCTTTCTTGCCGTAGTAGGGGAAGTAGTGGAGGCTGAAGGTACCATTGGGTGGGTAGTACTCAACCTGCAGGGGCTCAGGGTACTTCTGGGGATGTCGGTGATCCTCCTGAGGAGGAGAGACCGCAGCTGAGTCTAGGAGCACCGGGGCACGTTCTCCTTTGTGTCCAAGTACACATGTGAGTTGTGTGTGTACCGTATGTCAAGCACTGGTGGCAGCGCCAGCAATCCCAACAAAACTTTGCATGTCAGAGTGATAGGGTCAGCCTTGCACTGGTCAGCTTTCATAGTCAGGCCTGAGAGCCTGGCAAGGACCCAGTTCCTCAAAAGGCCAAACTTCAGCCACTTCCCACCCCACTTGTTCCATCTGACAGTCCTGGGTGAGTGGTGAGATTGGGGTGTTTGCTTATTAGCATTGTGAGGTGAAAGCTGGCAAGACCAAGGGCTCATTTGCCAAAGCCAGGCTCGGGGTCGGTGCAGTTTGCTGGATTAAGTGTAAACACTGGTTCCTGGGAGCTATTTCCTTTTCGCTGTTGGAGGCAGACCTGCCCAACAGGTAGCTCACATTCATCCAGGAACAATGACCTCTCAAATCTAAGGTCAGCTTGTGTATGGCCACAATCATTTCAAAAGTGAAGAGCAAACACACAGCTGACGCCCTAGGGACAGAGCTCTGGCGAGACAAATGTTCCCTGGATCACTCCCGGAGGTGCCCTTTTGACATGTCAGGTAGGGCTCAGCATTATAAACAAACCTTGGGAAACATTTAGTGAAGGTAAATTTAATATTCAATATTATCCTTAGTCATTTTGTAAGAGATTAATGCCACCTAAGTAGACATACTAAGCCCCATTAAGCAACAACACTGTTGGTGGTctggaatatttttataaataataactatAGACAGTGTGGGGGTAGGATGGTGAGTCACCCACATCGGTGCCAGGCTTTCTGAGTGCTGCACAGACCTGGTGATGGGGAACCCCGGCTACAGCATTATTGCATTGTGGTATCACTCCAGACAATTCCTGACAGGTGACAGTTGGCACGTGCTCAGAGTTAACTTgggtcccctcccccaacctcagCTGTACTCACCTGGAAGGTGCAGTCCACTCGGGGGGCTGTGTTGTTGCTGGGCAGGAACTTGACAATCTGGAAGAAAGGCTGCGATGTACCCCGGTGTGCAGGTGGATACTCACGTGTGCTTCTGAGCCATCGCCCTGGGGTACTGCGGTGTAGGAGGGCGGCTGGCAGTGGCAGAGCGTCCGCGTCTGCTGTCTGCTGCCTTCCTTGCTGCAGAATGGGTCTACCTGCCGCTCTCAGTGGCCCTCAAAGCCTCACATTCCTTCCCTAGACTTTTTGAGCCTCAGCCATTGTCTCCTGAGCTCTGAACAGGACCTGCCTTTGGCAAGAGCATCAGCTGCCACATGGACCAGTGCAACCCTGACCACACCCTGCTCACCGGGCAGCTCTGGGGAGCCCTTCCATGCTATATAGCCTTGTGGTGGGTTCAGTGCACGAGCGTGTGGCTTTCTAAGACCTTGTACAATGGAAATGGGCAGTGAGACTGATTGGGTCTTTACCTGCCACTTGGTCCCTTGAAGCATGACCCCAAGCCCCTATTGCCTGAATGCCACTCAGCTGACCGCATTTCTTCCTCTTGCTTACGGTGCCTCTGTTCTTAGGGCATTGGTGGGACTTACTGCCACCAGCTTCAGTACCACTGAAGCCCCAGTGATTCCTGGAGGACCAGCCCTGAAGGACTCCTGTTTCTGGGGCAGAAGGAGACCATGTAGGATGCCCCAGCTCCTCCCAATCTGAACCCGCAACTCAAGGCCCTGCTGGTGAAGAGATCTTCATTAGCTCTGTGTCGTGTTTATACAGTATTTATAGTTATAAGGCTGGCAAGACACTGTCTGAGTAGAAAATTCTAGACTTGTATTTAAGAGCTGAACATAATGAATAAGCATGGAGTCAGGGTGAGGCATGATAAAGGGCCCAGGACCATCGTTAAGGTGAGGAGGGGGTTCCTTACCACTCTAGAGCCACCTCCAAAGTGGGGCCTTGACACTCACCCTGTTCATTTTAATAATGAAGCAGGGCTTTCCTTCCTCGAAGCCGAAGCTGGGGTCCACCAGGCCCGAGCAGTTCTGCAGCATGTTTGCAGTGAATTTGCAGGAGAACTTGGTGTGGTTTGGAGCCGCAAAACTCTCCTGGAAGAAGTACTTTTCGGAGGTACAGTTGATGCTGTCCTGCTGGGATGCTGGGGTGTAGCCTGTAGAATATACATCTTCTCATCAGCCAGCCCCAAGCTGTCCAGGGAGGTGGTCCCAAGACCCATCCCCACATTGTCCGTGGAGGAGATCCCGAGTCCCCAGCCCCACGCTGTCTGGGGGGGAGATCCCAAGGCCCCAGCCCACACTGTCCATGGAGGAGATCCCGAGTCCCCAGCCCCACACTGTCTGGGGGGGGAGATCCTGAGTCCCCAGCTCCACACTGTCTGTGGGGAGATCCTGAGTCTCCAGCCCCACACTGTCTGTGGGGAGATCCTGAGTCTCCAGCCCCACACTGTCCGTGGAGGAAATCCTGAGTCTCCAGCCCCACACTGTCCACAGAGGAGATCCAGAGTTCTGAGCTCCACACTGTCTGTGGAGGAGATCCTGAGTCTGCAGCCCCACACTGTCCACAGAGGAGATCCTGAGTTCTGAGTTCCACACTGTCTGTGGAAGAGATCCTGAGTCTGCAGCCCCACACTGTCCATGGAGGAGGTCCCGAGTCCCCAGCCCTACACTGTCCGTGGGGGAGATCCCGAGTTCCCAGCTCCACATTGTCTGTGGGGAAGATCCTGAGTTCCCAGCCCCACACTGTCTGTGGAGGAGGTCGTCCTGAGTTCTCTCTTAGACATATTGCTGCATTCGTGTTCCCCCACCTGCTAAGAAACTGTGGAGGATGTCTGTGAGGCCAGCCCAGGAGGTGTTTTCAGAGACGTTGTAGGAAATCTTCAGCCCTCTGTCCCCGTACACATCAGGTCTCAAGGTTACCCCTGGAAGGAAAGAGCACCTCCTTGATTGGTTTCTCCAAGTGCTCACTTATACTGAGCCCCGGGCCCTGAGGCTATCCAGTCTCACACAAGTCCCAACCACAGGTAGATGCTTCTGACATGGAACTAGTTCCTCACCCTCCTGGGCGGGAGCTGCAGGACAGGCACCCTCTAGCCAAGAAAGCTTGGCAGGGATGCTAAAAAGAAGGGCCCAAGGCCTCTGAGGACACAGGTCCTGGGGCCCTGCCCTCTGAGGAATGCAGCACAGTGGGCACAAAGCTCTCTCCTATCCCTAGGACTCTGGATGCCCAGGCCCAGTAATAGTGCTACATGCTCCACAGGGGACTCTGGGTCTGGGGGAGTCATGAACAGGATTGGTGCAGTGGGTGCTAGCCTCTGGAGAGTACTCCCCAATGCCTGTGGGTGGGTGTCTAGGGAAAAGGAATCTAAACACACATCAAGAGTTTTTCACTTGGGAGCCAGCGTAGTGGcccatgtaatcccagcactccgaaggtagaggccagcctagtctacacagagttccaggacagccagggctgtctcaAAGGATTTTCActtgggtgctggagaggtggctcactggctcagagcacaggctgctcttccacaggacccaggcaggttggatccccagcacccatatggcaactcataaccgtctgtaactcaagttccaggacaagctaggTACACACTTACAGGTGTACAACAGACAtagaggcaaaacacccatgggcataaaaaaaaatacctttcatTTGTGctgcaagatagctcagcaggtaaaggtgcttgcccccCAACCTTGATGACCCGAATGTGATGCCTGGAAccacacaggaaagagagaaccaactcccgagGGGCTGTCTTCTCATGACACATGTACCGcggtgtgtgcacaaacacatgtacacccgcgcacacaagtaaacaaaaatgtaagaaatacttttaaaatactgCGCTGGTTCTAATTAAATACAAACTCATTGTAATAGgctaaatggggggggggtgtcaccgAGTCCCTTGCTATCTGCTGAGTGTTGTCTTGGTTCTGGGATGTAAGGGGTTCGAGCTCATGGTGCAGACTCATGCGCAAGTGACTTGGAGCCATCCTACCCATCTCTGACTTTTTATAGTGCTGGTTCACTCCTCCTCCCTTTACATGAAGTCACTCATTCTTTCCACTGTGCTCAACGGGCCCATTCAAGTTGCTGGTTTTCTGTTTATGTGAGCCAGGGCTTTGCTGGTTTTGTGGGTGTCATGAAAAGAACAGCTGTACAAGATTTCAAGGGTAAAGGACTTGATTTTCATGTTTCTCAGCCTCAGATAgggtctcctctctcttctcatcaGTTCCAGGGATTACTGTGAAAGGGGGAGTTTCCATCCCAGATCTTTTTCCTAGAACCCCCAGACCTGCTCCCTTGCCTGcagtctcttgtgtgttcttccAGATACTCCACTGTGTGCACAAGCATATATATGAATGCACAGGCTTCTTGTCCCAGTGACCCTCCCTCCTAACCCCCTTTATTACTTAAAACTAAAGCCAAAATCAGTCTTTACAATTTGGAGTCATTGTCCCTATTGGGAGGCTGTGGGGCTCCTGCCCTGGGTGTGTGCAGAGGAAGGGACTCTGCTGTGCCCCGTTGTGTGCTACTCCAGGAGCATTGCCAACGCCTTCCTGATAACTTACCCGGTGACTTCAACTGGTCTTGGTAGTCTGGGGTGTAGGGGTCGATGGTCTGCATCAGCACGTAAATGCACAAGGCGAAGAGCCCCGTCATGACCACGTAGAAGGCTGCATAGTAGAGGCTGATCCACACTGAAAAGAGAGAGTTGGAAGTAGCAGCCTCAGCTGTGACAATGCACACGGCACAGCCCAGGCTCCCTTCTTCTCCAGTACAGAGAGCATAGCTGGCGCCATGCAAGGCACTCAAGTTACTGTGCCACCAGCACCTCTATTGAATTCTAGAACTTTCTCATCTAATTGGCATCTCCTGAGCTCTTTGACAACCTCTTACCCTTACTCTTTAGTTCTGAAGCTAGCTGTCTACTCCATCTCtggtcgtcatcatcatcatcatcatcatcatcatcatcatcatgttgttgttgttgttgttgttgttgttcttcttctcctcctcctcctcttcctcctcctcctccttctcctccttcttctccttctcctccttctcttcctcctccttctcctcctcctcctcttcctccttgtcctTCTTTTTCTCACAAACAGAACTACAGGGCATGTTCATGGCCTTGTGTGGGCTCCTGTCACTTCCCCTGCATCTTAGTGCCAACTACGTGTGCGTGGTGCACTGATCACTGTAACTACAGCTACTGTGGCAGGGTTCCAGAGCCCGTTCTGTACCCTGGAGTTGCTTCCCAGGGAAAGGCAGCTGTTGGCCAAAGTGACCCCCAGTGTATGGTTGCCTGGGAAGGGCCATGA comes from the Microtus pennsylvanicus isolate mMicPen1 chromosome 9, mMicPen1.hap1, whole genome shotgun sequence genome and includes:
- the Atp4b gene encoding potassium-transporting ATPase subunit beta isoform X2 codes for the protein MAALQEKKSCSQRMAEFRHYCWNSDTGQMLGRTPARWVWISLYYAAFYVVMTGLFALCIYVLMQTIDPYTPDYQDQLKSPGVTLRPDVYGDRGLKISYNVSENTSWAGLTDILHSFLAGYTPASQQDSINCTSEKYFFQESFAAPNHTKFSCKFTANMLQNCSGLVDPSFGFEEGKPCFIIKMNRIVKFLPSNNTAPRVDCTFQDHRHPQKYPEPLQVEYYPPNGTFSLHYFPYYGKKAQPHYSNPLVAAKLLNVPKNTEVLIVCKILADHVTFDNPHDPYEGKVEFKLTIQK
- the Atp4b gene encoding potassium-transporting ATPase subunit beta isoform X1 — its product is MAALQEKKSCSQRMAEFRHYCWNSDTGQMLGRTPARWVWISLYYAAFYVVMTGLFALCIYVLMQTIDPYTPDYQDQLKSPGVTLRPDVYGDRGLKISYNVSENTSWAGLTDILHSFLAGYTPASQQDSINCTSEKYFFQESFAAPNHTKFSCKFTANMLQNCSGLVDPSFGFEEGKPCFIIKMNRIVKFLPSNNTAPRVDCTFQEDHRHPQKYPEPLQVEYYPPNGTFSLHYFPYYGKKAQPHYSNPLVAAKLLNVPKNTEVLIVCKILADHVTFDNPHDPYEGKVEFKLTIQK